A DNA window from Macadamia integrifolia cultivar HAES 741 chromosome 4, SCU_Mint_v3, whole genome shotgun sequence contains the following coding sequences:
- the LOC122075241 gene encoding leucine-rich repeat receptor-like serine/threonine/tyrosine-protein kinase SOBIR1 yields MASLVPQFQLYLLFLALVRPFFVVNGNLILHPSDLDATSTLLTGFGFPTQFHIPSSGNGNPCHETTGIHCERRTSTESPLQLEVLRVTRIFLDTRGLNGSLSPSIGRLSRLKELSLSNNHLVDQIPPHIVDCQNLEVLNLRNNRFSGKVPSEMSSLVRLRSLDLSSNRFSGDLSFLRYFPNLEHLSLANNLFSGRIPKSLRSFRNLRYLNLTGNDYLQGLVPAMNQIGYSVSPRLKTTALTSSSLPKRYILAENSTTNYHVGGGAVSPSPSPKSSTAEAPSPSTSSAHKRPKKERNLKGWMIGFFPGVAVGMLSGLTLSILFKLLLKYIKGRGKDTGPVIFSPLIKDAEAIAFLEKEDGLSSLELIGHGGCGEVYKTELPGSNGKIIAIKKILQNPPQQPTDATELADEESKLLTKKLRQIQSEIRTVGQIRHRNLLPLLAHIPLPDCHLLIYEYMKNGSLHDVLQQVSQGTREFEWNVRHRIAMGIAAGLEYLHMHHSPRVIHRDLKPANILLDDEMEPRIADFGLAKSVPDAKTHVTTSNLAGTVGYIAPEYHQTLKFTDKCDIFSFGVILAVLVMRKLPSDDFFQGTDEMSLVKWLRNVLTSHDPRKAIDEKLMGNGYEEQMLLVLKIACFCTVDNPKERPSSTDVRCMLSQIKP; encoded by the coding sequence ATGGCTTCCCTTGTCCCCCAATTTCAACTTTATCTCCTTTTTCTGGCCTTAGTTCGTCCCTTCTTTGTCGTCAATGGAAATTTAATTCTCCACCCTTCAGATTTGGATGCAACCTCCACACTCTTGACTGGTTTTGGTTTCCCCACTCAATTCCATATTCCATCTTCAGGAAATGGAAATCCCTGCCATGAGACCACAGGTATTCACTGTGAGAGGAGAACCTCCACTGAGTCGCCGCTGCAGCTGGAGGTTCTCCGAGTCACTCGGATCTTTCTGGACACTCGAGGCCTCAatggatctctctctccttccatcgGACGATTGTCTAGGCTCAAAGAGCTCTCCTTGTCGAACAACCATCTCGTTGACCAGATTCCTCCCCATATCGTTGACTGCCAGAACCTCGAGGTTTTGAACCTTCGGAATAACCGCTTTTCCGGCAAAGTTCCATCGGAGATGTCCTCTCTAGTACGTCTACGCTCCCTTGATCTCTCTTCAAATAGGTTTTCCGGTGACCTGAGCTTCTTAAGATATTTTCCCAACCTCGAACACCTCTCCCTCGCTAACAATCTTTTCAGTGGAAGAATACCAAAATCACTTCGATCTTTTCGAAATCTCCGATACCTGAACCTTACGGGAAATGATTATCTCCAAGGCCTCGTCCCAGCAATGAACCAAATTGGCTATTCGGTCTCTCCCCGGTTGAAGACTACGGCCTTAACCAGTAGTAGTCTCCCCAAGCGCTACATATTGGCCGAGAATTCCACGACGAATTATCACGTAGGAGGCGGTGCAGtctcaccatcaccatcacctaAATCCTCCACTGCCGAGGCCCCATCTCCTTCGACTTCTTCAGCCCACAAACGacccaagaaagaaagaaatctcAAAGGTTGGATGATCGGATTCTTTCCCGGTGTTGCTGTTGGAATGCTATCTGGGTTAACACTATCGATTCTGTTCAAACTGCTCTTGAAATACATCAAAGGCAGAGGAAAAGACACAGGTCCGGTGATCTTCAGCCCCTTGATCAAGGATGCAGAGGCTATAGCCTTTCTCGAGAAAGAAGATGGTTTGTCCTCCTTGGAGCTCATTGGACATGGAGGATGCGGAGAAGTTTACAAGACTGAGCTTCCAGGAAGCAACGGTAAGATCATAGCCATCAAGAAGATACTTCAGAATCCACCCCAACAGCCCACTGATGCAACCGAGCTTGCCGATGAAGAAAGCAAGTTACTCACTAAGAAACTCCGGCAAATCCAATCGGAAATTCGAACCGTCGGTCAAATCCGACACCGGAATCTCCTGCCTCTTCTGGCCCATATCCCCCTCCCAGACTGCCATCTACTGATTTATGAATACATGAAGAATGGGAGCCTACACGACGTGCTGCAGCAGGTATCGCAAGGGACCAGGGAATTTGAATGGAACGTGAGACATCGAATCGCCATGGGAATCGCAGCTGGTCTGGAATATCTGCACATGCACCATAGCCCACGCGTTATCCATAGGGATCTGAAGCCTGCAAACATACTACTGGACGATGAAATGGAGCCCCGGATCGCAGATTTCGGGCTTGCAAAGTCCGTACCCGATGCCAAAACTCACGTGACCACGTCCAACTTGGCAGGGACGGTGGGGTATATAGCTCCGGAGTACCACCAGACCTTAAAGTTCACAGACAAGTGTGACATCTTCAGCTTCGGAGTGATATTGGCTGTGCTAGTGATGCGAAAACTACCGTCTGATGATTTCTTCCAAGGGACGGATGAGATGAGTTTGGTCAAGTGGCTGAGGAACGTTTTAACCTCTCATGACCCAAGAAAGGCCATCGATGAGAAACTGATGGGGAATGGGTACGAGGAGCAAATGCTACTTGTTCTTAAGATAGCTTGCTTCTGCACCGTAGACAATCCCAAGGAAAGGCCCAGCAGCACAGATGTCCGGTGTATGCTCTCTCAGATTAAGCCTTAA
- the LOC122077514 gene encoding leucine-rich repeat receptor-like serine/threonine/tyrosine-protein kinase SOBIR1 has product MASSVIEVQLYLLLLALVCPLYVVKANLILHPSDLDAISTLWTGFGFPTHQLHISPSRNGNPCHETEGIHCEKRISAESPPVLRVTRIVLDSRGLNGSLSPSIGRLSELKELSLSNNLLVDQIPTHIVDCQKLEILNLRNNLFSGEIPSEVSSSLIRLRSLDLSSNRFSGDLSFLRYFPNLENLSLADNLFYGRIPNSLRSFPNLQYLNLSGNNYLQGPIPAMNQVGYSASPRLKTKTRTTSLPKRYILTENSSKSNHPIRGVAIAPSPSNAEAPSPSASLLKHHTSKRKLKSSVIGLFCGVTTGIISWFILSILFKLLLICIIRKGRDSGTVIFSSLIKDAKAIAFLEKEDGLTSLELIGRGGCGEVYKTELPGSNGKIIAIKKILQPQPQPQPHPQQLTGATELAKEDSKFLTKKLRQIRSEIKTVGQIRHRNLLPLLAHVPRPDCHLLVYEYMKNGSLQELLHQVSQGTRELEWKVRHRIATGIAAGLEYLHMHHSQRIIHRDLKPANILLDDETEARIADFGLAKAVPDANTHVTTSNVAGTVGYIAPEYHQTLKFTEKCDIYSFGVMLAVLVMRKLPSDDFFQQTAEMSLVKWLRNILTSEDPRRAIDEKLMGNGYEEQMLLVLKIACFCTVDNPKERPNSTDVRCMLSQIKP; this is encoded by the coding sequence ATGGCTTCCTCTGTCATTGAGGTTCAACTTTATCTCCTTCTCCTGGCCCTAGTTTGTCCCCTCTACGTCGTCAAAGCCAATTTAATTCTCCATCCTTCAGATTTGGATGCTATCTCCACACTCTGGACCGGTTTTGGTTTCCCCACTCATCAACTCCATATTTCACCTTCAAGAAATGGAAATCCCTGCCATGAGACCGAAGGTATTCACTGTGAGAAGAGAATCTCCGCTGAATCTCCGCCGGTTCTTCGAGTCACTCGAATCGTCCTGGACTCTCGAGGCCTCAAcggatctctctctccttccatcgGACGGTTATCGGAGCTCAAAGAGCTCTCCTTGTCGAACAACCTTCTCGTTGACCAGATTCCTACCCATATCGTTGACTGCCAGAAGCTTGAGATCTTAAACCTCCGGAATAACCTCTTTTCCGGGGAGATTCCATCAGAGGTGTCCTCCTCCCTTATACGTCTACGCTCCCTTGATCTCTCTTCAAATAGGTTTTCCGGTGACCTGAGCTTCTTAAGATATTTTCCCAACCTTGAGAACCTCTCCCTCGCGGACAATCTGTTCTATGGAAGAATACCAAATTCACTAAGATCTTTCCCAAATCTCCAATACCTGAATCTTTCAGGAAATAATTACCTCCAAGGCCCCATCCCAGCAATGAACCAAGTTGGCTATTCCGCTTCCCCCAGGTTGAAGACAAAAACCAGAACCACTAGTCTCCCCAAGCGCTACATATTGACCGAGAATTCCTCAAAGAGTAATCATCCAATAAGAGGCGTTGCAATCGCACCGTCACCATCCAATGCCGAGGCTCCATCTCCTTCTGCATCCCTCCTCAAACATCATACaagcaaaagaaaactcaaaagttcgGTCATCGGCTTATTTTGTGGTGTTACTACAGGGATAATATCTTGGTTTATACTATCGATTTTGTTTAAGCTTCTCTTGATATGCATCATACGCAAAGGAAGAGACTCGGGTACAGTGATCTTCAGCTCCTTGATTAAGGACGCCAAGGCCATAGCTTTCCTCGAAAAAGAAGATGGGTTGACTTCCTTGGAGCTCATCGGAAGAGGTGGTTGCGGAGAAGTTTACAAGACTGAGCTTCCAGGAAGCAACGGCAAGATCATCGCCATCAAGAAGATACTtcaacctcaacctcaacctcaacctcaCCCTCAACAGCTCACCGGCGCAACTGAGCTTGCGAAAGAAGACAGCAAGTTCCTCACTAAGAAGCTCCGTCAAATCCGGTCGGAAATCAAGACCGTCGGTCAAATTCGACACCGGAATCTCCTACCTCTTCTCGCCCATGTGCCCCGGCCGGACTGTCATCTATTGGTGTACGAGTACATGAAGAATGGGAGCCTACAAGAACTACTGCACCAAGTGTCACAGGGGACCAGGGAATTAGAATGGAAAGTGCGACACCGAATCGCCACTGGAATCGCAGCTGGCTTGGAATATCTACATATGCACCACAGTCAACGTATCATTCATAGGGATCTAAAACCGGCAAACATACTTCTGGATGACGAAACGGAGGCCCGAATTGCAGATTTCGGGTTGGCCAAGGCGGTCCCTGATGCCAACACTCACGTGACTACATCCAACGTGGCAGGGACGGTGGGTTATATAGCACCGGAGTACCACCAGACTTTAAAATTCACGGAAAAGTGTGACATTTACAGCTTCGGAGTGATGCTGGCAGTGCTGGTGATGCGAAAATTACCGTCGGATGACTTCTTCCAACAGACGGCAGAGATGAGTTTGGTCAAGTGGCTGAGGAACATTTTGACCTCAGAGGACCCAAGGAGGGCCATCGATGAGAAGCTGATGGGGAATGGGTATGAGGAGCAAATGCTACTTGTCCTCAAGATTGCTTGCTTTTGTACTGTAGACAATCCCAAGGAGAGGCCTAACAGCACTGATGTCCGGTGTATGCTCTCTCAAATTAAGCCCTAA
- the LOC122075745 gene encoding protein SIEVE ELEMENT OCCLUSION B-like, whose amino-acid sequence MAPPPQQQQLMMPQQQQPPMMPQQQQEVMVPQQQQPHVRFSDMVQAPAAPLTPAPSYTYAPKTQPQRMRSERHMFTTSDDNVMMKQILGTHAYDGREVEVRPLLQLIEEILQRSTTAPTYDRALQGMIKKMSIGPTSYFTMDSLDERTQEAAFVGMLEALAYTIHKISSEISCKCSGGGDAHTTTVALFNTLSSFSWDAKVVLALAAFAVTYGEFMLVAELYVTNPLAKSIALLKQLPDIFEQSEMLRPRFDALRLLLKAMLDVTKCIVQFNELPHQYISPDQPPMSVAATHIPTAVYWTIRSVVACASQIIGLIGLGHDYIPSTTEAWELSSLAHKVNNIHEHLTKQLTLCYQHIDEKKSIEAYTTLVRLFETIHIDNMKILKALIYAKDDMQPLLEGSTKRRVGVEVLRRKNVLLLISDLDISQEELSIMEQMYRESRDQPTRPESQYEVVWLPVVDRTVPWTEAKQREFERLQVNMPWYSVHHPSLIDPAVVKYIKDMWHFNKKPILVVLDIQGRVVNPNALHMMWIWGSLAFPFTSMREEALWREETWRLELLVDGIDQHVLDWMVEERFICLYGGEDIDWIRKFTVAAKLVAQAARIPFEMIYVGKSNPRERVRRNISIITTEKLSHCWPDLTSIWFFWIRLESMWHSKMQHGKTIENDRIMQEIMTMLTFDGSEQGWALISKGSANMAKAKGDVILNCFLKYDAWKENVDNKGFIPALTDQLQLLHTAHHCSRLVLPGSMGRIPEMVACTECGRPMEKFVMYRCCTD is encoded by the exons ATGGCACCGCCTCCACAGCAGCAACAACTGATGATGCCGCAGCAGCAACAGCCACCGATGATGCCTCAGCAGCAACAAGAAGTAATGGTGccgcagcagcagcagccacaTGTGAGGTTCAGTGATATGGTACAGGCCCCGGCAGCTCCTCTTACCCCTGCTCCTTCCTACACATATGCACCGAAGACGCAGCCGCAGAGGATGAGGAGTGAACGACACATGTTCACCACCTCAGACGACAATGTGATGATGAAACAGATCCTGGGTACTCATGCTTACGATGGCCGTGAGGTAGAAGTCAGGCCCCTTCTCCAACTTATCGAAGAAATCCTTCAGCGCTCCACCACCGCCCCAACTTATGATCGCGCCCTTCAAG gtatgataaaaaaaatgtccATAGGCCCCACAAGTTACTTCACAATGGATAGCTTGGATGAAAGGACCCAAGAGGCTGCCTTCGTAGGCATGCTTGAAGCATTGGCTTACACTATACATAAGATCTCCAGCGAG ATATCGTGCAAGTGCTCAGGGGGTGGGGATGCCCACACGACAACAGTGGCACTGTTCAACACCCTATCAAGCTTCTCCTGGGATGCGAAGGTGGTGCTGGCCTTGGCTGCCTTTGCCGTCACCTATGGAGAGTTCATGCTAGTGGCAGAACTCTATGTGACTAACCCATTGGCTAAGTCGATAGCGTTGCTTAAGCAATTACCTGACATATTTGAGCAATCCGAGATGTTAAGGCCTAGGTTTGATGCGTTGAGGTTACTTCTCAAGGCCATGCTCGACGTGACAAAGTGCATTGTCCAGTTCAATGAGCTACCACATCAGTACATCTCCCCCGACCAACCACCTATGTCAGTGGCTGCTACCCACATCCCCACTGCTGTTTATTGGACGATCAGGAGCGTTGTCGCTTGTGCATCCCAGATTATTGGTCTTATTGGCTTGGGTCACGA CTATATTCCATCAACAACTGAAGCTTGGGAATTGTCCAGCTTAGCACACAAGGTCAACAACATACATGAGCACCTCACCAAGCAACTCACTCTTTGTTATCAACACATTG ATGAGAAGAAAAGCATCGAAGCTTATACCACCTTGGTGCGACTCTTCGAAACGATCCATATTGACAACATGAAGATTCTCAAGGCATTGATTTACGCCAAGGATGATATGCAGCCGCTTCTTGAGGGCTCCACTAAGAGAAGg GTTGGCGTTGAGGTACTACGAAGGAAGAATGTGTTGTTGCTGATATCGGACCTGGACATCTCCCAAGAAGAACTATCAATTATGGAACAGATGTACAGGGAGTCTCGTGACCAGCCAACTAGGCCAGAGTCTCAATATGAAGTGGTGTGGCTCCCTGTGGTGGATAGGACTGTTCCATGGACCGAAGCCAAACAGCGAGAGTTTGAGCGATTGCAAGTGAACATGCCATGGTACTCAGTGCATCACCCTTCCTTGATTGATCCAGCAGTGGTTAAGTACATCAAGGATATGTGGCACTTCAACAAGAAGCCAATCCTGGTCGTTTTGGACATACAAGGAAGGGTTGTGAACCCCAATGCCCTCCACATGATGTGGATATGGGGAAGCCTTGCCTTCCCTTTCACCAGCATGAGGGAGGAAGCCCTTTGGAGGGAAGAAACCTGGAGACTCGAACTTTTGGTTGATGGCATTGATCAACACGTACTCGATTgg ATGGTGGAAGAACGATTCATCTGCCTATATGGAGGAGAAGACATAGATTGGATAAGGAAATTCACGGTGGCAGCAAAATTGGTGGCACAGGCAGCTCGTATCCCATTCGAGATGATATATGTGGGGAAGAGTAACCCAAGGGAGCGAGTGAGGAGGAATATCAGCATCATCACCACAGAGAAGCTAAGCCATTGCTGGCCAGACCTGACATCAATCTGGTTCTTCTGGATCCGCTTGGAAAGCATGTGGCATTCCAAGATGCAGCATGGAAAGACCATCGAAAACGATCGCATAATGCAAGAGATCATGACAATGCTCACCTTCGATGGCAGCGAGCAAGGATGGGCGTTGATCAGTAAGGGATCGGCAAACATGGCCAAAGCCAAGGGGGATGTGATCTTGAACTGTTTCCTGAAGTATGATGCGTGGAAGGAGAACGTTGACAATAAGGGTTTCATTCCAGCACTAACTGATCAACTTCAATTGTTGCACACCGCGCATCACTGCAGTCGCTTAGTCCTACCAGGGAGTATGGGAAGGATCCCTGAGATGGTTGCCTGTACTGAATGTGGCCGCCCTATGGAAAAGTTTGTCATGTACCGCTGCTGCACTGATTAG